In Holophagales bacterium, one DNA window encodes the following:
- a CDS encoding SDR family oxidoreductase, translated as MSVHPRRAIAIVGVGAVLPDAPDVPSFWNNLVTGRYSISETPRERWDPALYYHPDPKAPLKTYSKIGGWVRDYPWDPIAWKLPIPPRVAAAMDRTQQWGVVAAREALLDYGYPERPLDRERTAVVMGNAMGGDRHYVTALHILLPEIAAELAATPSFRALPAPAQEAIARELTQGVAGRLPEITEDTMPGELSNIIAGRIANLFDLHGPNFVCDAACASAMAAVGAAIEGLDEGTYDAVITGGIDANMSASTFVKFCKIGALSATGTRPYAEGADGFVMGEGAAVFLLKRLADAERDGDRVYAVLRGMGGASDGRGKGITAPNPKGQRLAVERAWQAAGLSPATVGYVEGHGTSTAVGDVVEVESLAAVFGAAAGTPGSIPLGSVKSNIGHLKGAAGAAGLLKAALALHHQILPPSLHCERPNPAIDFARGPFRVNTALRPFESRSDTPRRACVSAFGFGGTNFHAVLEEWIPGRLTSEEKTRVAVGAPARTRSVTADAAAPAGATAKAPLRGALLLGAADERALVERLRTARDAAAAGELPAPEPPSAADLAAPLRLAIDHGSAAELVKRCDKAIQAIEGGRTGAWRVLRAQGVVRWEGPPSKVAFLYTGQGSQYVNMLADLRRSEPVVAATFAEADEVMTPLFGRPLTDIVFAPESDAARFAASEEALKQTQYTQPAVLTVDVALTRLLAAYGITPDFVMGHSLGEYGALVAAGSLSFPEALEAVSARGQEMARLSVGDPGRMAAVFAPLEEIESVLAGIEGYVVVANINSIAQAVIGGETAAVERAVAAFGERGREARYLPVSHAFHTRIVAPASEPLRRMLARLKLSPPRVPLVSNASGRFYPMAPDAVPEMIELLGRQIAEPVQFVQGLSTIYEAGARVFVELGPKRALQGFVEDVLGDRPDVLSLATNHPKLGDAGSFNLALCGLYAAGRGAARPEAVAPIAVAVAPPDVSSPASSPVPAADARPHATASAALDLSGGDSRMSTLPPVPSDRFADLGRLFVDFLSKGLALASGESSPATAAPIAAPAPGASAVKDDTVVVTGAALGLPGAERVFDDGNLARLLAGEQMLGAVPAALRRSMVEKRITRLVKSEEGGRFETIESPDEVIKLAARAGELEFGRDFGFPADRTAAFDRTTMLAIGAGIDALRDAGIPLVMRYKTTTTGTLLPDRWGLPEELRDGTGVIFGSAFPGYDQLMGKMDAFHRERSRRERLEELRALRGNLAAGDTSAVELDRRIAALEAELVAEPFTFDRRFLFQVLSMGHSQFAEAIGARGPNTAINSACATTTQAFALASDWIRAGRCDRVIVIAADDITSDNLFGWFASGFLASGAAATDERVEDAALPFDRRRHGLLIGMGAAAAVLERAGAARERGLAPICEVLSTVTANSAFHGSRLDVSHIGQMMEKLVADAESRWGIDRHAVATEMVFVSHETYTPARGGSAQAEIDALRRVFGSSANRIVIANTKGYTGHPMAVGIEDVMAIKSLETGIVPPVPNIREIDPDLGALNISRGGSYPVRYALRLGAGFGSQISMTLLRWSPTSDGRHRTPAELGFAYRIADRATWEGFLSRASGDPQPAIEVVHRTLRVVDRGLARLAPAPAAAAGSSLAKQVHHVPTGEGLAATSAAVPPGSQASVATPVAVTAPAASASSDAVTEQVLELIADKTGYPKEMLALDLDLEADLGIDTVKQAEVFAAIRERYGIERDPNLKLRDFPTIAKTIGFVYDKRPELRPTAPATAAAQILRTAQDDDAARRERSRTADSAMPVATGSPTQTSLVLPSSVPQLEAEDEVTATVLALVAEKTGYPREMLALDLDLEADLGVDTVKQAELFAAVREKYGIARDPNLKLRDFPTLATTIGFVYDHRPELRPAAGATAPTQILPSAQEEKVDASANAGAVAFGSPTQTSFVSSSSTTAPTAVEDEVTATVLALVAEKTGYPREMLDLDLDLEADLGVDTVKQAELFAAVREKYGIARDPNLKLRDFPTLAKTIGFVYDHRPDLRPGASPAAPPEPTVAAPPAGATASEAAPAPDAGTFCRRIPVAVLRPALSLCKATDVELGQGRRVLVAGDRGGVAAPLIAQLTALGVAVSEIDADAALDELAARVTAIAAEGVDGLYWLPALDVEPAISELDLDGFHRATHRRVKAFAAVLRALYEPLGRAGAFVVSATRLGGRHGVGGASAPLGGAVSGMTKTWARERPAGLVKVVDFESTADASAIAEALLDETLRDPGAIEIGHAGGERFTVTVEVSPLLAEADGNRDADDGVSLGPDSVAVVTGAAGSIVAAIVRDLARHGGSFHLLDLAPEPDPADADLARFASDRDGLKLELFARLSASGERATPARIEKELARLERQRAALDAIDAIRAAGGRATYHCLDLRDPAAVATAVEAALAERGRIDLLLHAGGLEVSRLLPDKSDEELARVFDVKADGAFNLIRALRGAPLGALVTFGSIAGRFGNGGQADYAAANDFLAKLVASLATTQPGTLGLAFDWTGWAEIGMASRGSIPKLLEAAGIDLLPPSLGIPAVRRELAAGGPSREIVVAGRLGAMLDERETEGGLDPQAVDAGAPQGPMRGHARRLTLREGLVVELTLDPREQPFLDDHRIDGTPVLPGVMGIEAFAETARQLFPERRVAAVERLEFLAPFKFYRDEPRTLEVRGQFRQERDEIVADCLLVGRRALPGQATSQETEHFRGRVRLAAPGANPPVRRLDLPELADASELASEAIYRVYFHGPAYQVVARARRVGEAVVAELSPALPPNHRPAELATEMEPRWIELAFQTAGLDQLGRLGTLGLPRALGRVALLARPEPGESIFALSQREPDGTSSIALVAGSGRILLEVEGYATIDLPGAGDPETLAPIRQALGAEPALEERS; from the coding sequence ATGAGCGTGCACCCCCGCCGAGCGATCGCCATCGTCGGTGTCGGCGCCGTCTTGCCCGACGCACCCGACGTCCCTTCTTTCTGGAACAATCTCGTCACCGGCCGTTACTCGATCTCCGAGACGCCACGCGAGCGCTGGGATCCGGCGCTCTACTACCACCCCGATCCCAAGGCTCCCCTCAAGACCTACTCGAAGATCGGCGGCTGGGTGCGCGACTACCCGTGGGATCCGATCGCCTGGAAGCTGCCGATCCCCCCCCGCGTCGCTGCGGCGATGGATCGCACGCAGCAGTGGGGCGTCGTCGCTGCCCGCGAGGCGCTACTCGACTACGGCTATCCCGAGCGCCCGCTCGACCGCGAGCGCACCGCCGTGGTCATGGGCAATGCGATGGGTGGTGACCGGCACTACGTCACCGCGCTCCACATCCTCCTGCCCGAGATCGCCGCCGAGCTCGCGGCCACGCCGAGCTTCCGCGCGCTGCCCGCACCGGCCCAGGAGGCGATCGCCCGCGAGCTCACCCAGGGGGTCGCCGGCCGCCTGCCGGAGATCACCGAGGACACGATGCCCGGCGAGCTGTCGAACATCATCGCCGGGCGCATCGCCAACCTCTTCGACCTCCATGGACCGAACTTCGTCTGCGACGCCGCCTGCGCCTCGGCGATGGCGGCGGTCGGCGCGGCGATCGAGGGTCTCGACGAAGGCACCTACGACGCGGTGATCACCGGCGGCATCGACGCCAACATGAGTGCGTCGACCTTCGTCAAGTTCTGCAAGATCGGCGCGCTCTCCGCCACCGGCACGCGCCCCTACGCCGAGGGCGCGGACGGCTTCGTGATGGGCGAAGGGGCCGCCGTCTTCCTGCTCAAGCGCCTCGCCGACGCCGAACGGGACGGAGACCGCGTCTACGCCGTGCTGCGCGGCATGGGCGGCGCCTCCGACGGGCGCGGCAAGGGGATCACCGCACCGAACCCCAAGGGGCAGCGGCTGGCCGTCGAGCGCGCCTGGCAGGCCGCCGGTCTCTCGCCGGCGACCGTCGGCTACGTCGAAGGTCACGGCACTTCGACGGCGGTGGGCGATGTCGTCGAAGTCGAGAGTCTCGCCGCCGTCTTCGGCGCGGCGGCCGGCACGCCGGGCTCGATTCCGCTCGGCTCGGTCAAATCGAACATCGGCCACCTCAAGGGCGCCGCCGGTGCCGCCGGGCTGCTCAAGGCGGCCCTGGCGCTGCACCACCAGATACTGCCGCCGTCGCTCCACTGCGAGCGGCCGAACCCGGCGATCGACTTCGCCCGTGGACCCTTCCGCGTCAACACCGCCCTGCGGCCGTTCGAGTCCCGCAGCGACACGCCCCGCCGGGCCTGCGTGTCGGCGTTCGGCTTCGGCGGCACGAACTTCCACGCCGTGCTCGAGGAGTGGATTCCCGGCCGCCTGACGAGCGAGGAGAAGACGCGCGTCGCCGTCGGTGCACCGGCCAGGACGCGGAGCGTCACCGCCGACGCCGCCGCGCCCGCGGGCGCCACGGCGAAGGCCCCGCTGCGCGGCGCCCTGCTGCTCGGCGCCGCGGACGAGCGAGCGCTCGTCGAGCGCCTGCGCACCGCCCGCGACGCGGCCGCCGCCGGCGAGTTGCCGGCGCCCGAACCGCCGTCGGCCGCCGACCTCGCGGCGCCCCTGCGTCTGGCGATCGACCACGGCTCGGCCGCCGAGCTGGTCAAGCGCTGCGACAAGGCGATCCAGGCGATCGAGGGCGGACGCACCGGCGCCTGGCGCGTGCTGCGTGCTCAGGGCGTCGTCCGCTGGGAGGGGCCGCCGTCGAAGGTCGCCTTCCTCTACACTGGCCAGGGCTCGCAGTACGTCAACATGCTCGCCGACCTGCGACGGAGCGAGCCGGTCGTCGCCGCGACCTTCGCCGAGGCCGACGAGGTGATGACGCCGCTGTTCGGGCGCCCGCTCACCGACATCGTCTTCGCTCCCGAGTCCGACGCGGCGCGCTTCGCCGCCTCGGAGGAGGCGCTCAAGCAGACCCAGTACACACAGCCGGCCGTGCTCACCGTCGACGTGGCGCTCACCCGGCTGCTCGCCGCCTACGGCATCACGCCGGACTTCGTCATGGGCCACAGCCTCGGCGAGTACGGGGCTCTGGTGGCCGCCGGCTCGCTCTCCTTCCCCGAGGCGCTCGAAGCGGTTTCGGCGCGCGGCCAGGAGATGGCACGCCTCTCGGTGGGCGACCCGGGACGGATGGCCGCGGTCTTCGCTCCGCTCGAGGAGATCGAGTCGGTGCTCGCTGGCATCGAGGGCTACGTCGTCGTCGCCAACATCAACTCCATCGCCCAGGCGGTGATCGGCGGCGAAACCGCCGCCGTCGAACGCGCCGTGGCCGCGTTCGGCGAGCGCGGGCGCGAGGCCCGCTATCTGCCGGTCTCGCACGCCTTCCACACCCGCATCGTGGCGCCGGCGAGCGAGCCGCTGCGTCGCATGCTGGCGCGCCTCAAGCTCTCGCCGCCGCGTGTCCCGCTGGTCTCCAACGCGAGCGGACGCTTCTATCCGATGGCGCCGGACGCGGTGCCCGAGATGATCGAGCTGCTCGGCCGACAGATCGCCGAGCCGGTGCAGTTCGTCCAGGGCCTGTCGACCATCTACGAGGCCGGCGCGCGTGTCTTCGTCGAGCTCGGCCCCAAGCGCGCCCTCCAGGGCTTCGTCGAAGACGTGCTCGGCGATCGTCCCGACGTGCTTTCGCTCGCCACCAACCACCCGAAGCTCGGCGACGCCGGATCGTTCAACCTCGCGCTCTGCGGCCTCTACGCCGCCGGGCGAGGCGCGGCGCGACCCGAGGCGGTCGCTCCGATCGCCGTCGCCGTGGCACCACCCGACGTTTCATCCCCGGCGTCCTCGCCGGTTCCCGCAGCGGACGCCCGGCCGCACGCCACGGCGTCCGCCGCTCTGGACCTCTCCGGAGGCGACTCCCGCATGAGCACCCTGCCGCCCGTCCCGTCCGATCGCTTCGCCGATCTCGGACGTCTCTTCGTCGACTTCCTTTCCAAGGGCCTCGCCCTCGCCTCGGGCGAGAGCAGCCCGGCGACCGCTGCCCCCATCGCGGCTCCGGCACCCGGTGCGTCCGCCGTGAAGGACGACACCGTCGTCGTCACCGGCGCCGCCCTCGGGCTGCCGGGCGCCGAGCGCGTCTTCGACGACGGCAACCTCGCCCGCCTGCTCGCCGGGGAGCAGATGCTCGGTGCCGTGCCGGCGGCGCTGCGCCGTTCGATGGTCGAGAAGCGGATCACCCGCCTGGTCAAGAGCGAGGAGGGAGGACGCTTCGAAACGATCGAGAGCCCGGACGAGGTGATCAAGCTCGCCGCCCGCGCCGGGGAGCTCGAGTTCGGGCGCGACTTCGGATTCCCCGCCGACCGCACGGCCGCCTTCGACCGCACGACGATGCTCGCCATCGGCGCCGGCATCGACGCGCTGCGCGACGCCGGCATTCCGCTGGTCATGCGCTACAAGACGACCACCACCGGCACGCTGCTGCCCGACCGCTGGGGCCTGCCGGAGGAGTTGCGCGACGGCACCGGCGTGATCTTCGGCTCCGCCTTCCCCGGCTACGACCAGTTGATGGGCAAGATGGACGCCTTCCACCGCGAACGCTCGCGGCGCGAGCGCCTCGAGGAGCTGCGGGCGCTCCGCGGCAATCTCGCCGCCGGAGATACCTCCGCCGTCGAGCTCGACCGCCGCATCGCCGCGCTCGAGGCCGAGCTCGTCGCCGAGCCGTTCACCTTCGACCGGCGATTCCTCTTCCAGGTGCTGTCGATGGGGCACTCGCAGTTCGCCGAGGCGATCGGTGCCCGCGGCCCGAACACCGCGATCAACTCCGCCTGCGCCACCACCACCCAGGCATTCGCTCTCGCCTCGGACTGGATCCGAGCCGGCCGCTGCGACCGGGTGATCGTCATCGCCGCCGACGACATCACCAGCGACAACCTCTTCGGCTGGTTCGCCTCCGGCTTCCTGGCGAGCGGCGCCGCCGCCACCGACGAGCGCGTCGAGGACGCCGCGCTGCCCTTCGACCGCCGCCGCCATGGCCTGCTCATCGGCATGGGCGCGGCCGCCGCGGTGCTCGAACGCGCCGGTGCCGCGCGCGAGCGCGGCCTCGCGCCGATCTGCGAGGTGCTGTCGACCGTCACCGCCAACAGCGCCTTCCACGGCAGCCGGCTCGACGTCTCGCACATCGGGCAGATGATGGAGAAGCTCGTCGCCGATGCCGAGTCGCGTTGGGGGATCGACCGTCACGCCGTCGCCACGGAGATGGTCTTCGTCTCGCACGAGACCTACACCCCGGCACGCGGCGGGTCGGCCCAGGCCGAGATCGACGCGCTGCGCCGCGTCTTCGGCTCGTCGGCCAACCGCATCGTCATCGCCAACACCAAGGGCTACACCGGGCATCCGATGGCCGTCGGGATCGAGGACGTGATGGCGATCAAGTCGCTCGAGACCGGCATCGTCCCGCCGGTGCCCAACATCCGCGAGATCGACCCCGACCTGGGAGCGCTCAACATCTCCCGCGGCGGCAGCTACCCGGTGCGCTACGCGCTGCGTCTCGGCGCCGGCTTCGGCTCGCAGATCAGCATGACGCTGCTGCGCTGGAGCCCGACGAGCGACGGCCGGCATCGCACCCCCGCCGAGCTCGGCTTCGCCTACCGCATCGCCGACCGCGCGACCTGGGAGGGGTTCCTCTCCCGCGCCAGCGGCGATCCGCAGCCGGCGATCGAGGTCGTGCACCGCACCCTGCGGGTCGTCGACCGCGGCCTCGCTCGCCTCGCTCCCGCTCCCGCGGCGGCGGCGGGCAGCTCGCTCGCGAAGCAGGTCCACCACGTTCCGACAGGGGAAGGACTAGCCGCGACTTCAGCCGCAGTACCGCCTGGGAGCCAGGCCTCCGTCGCCACGCCGGTCGCTGTCACAGCTCCCGCCGCCTCTGCGAGCTCCGACGCCGTGACCGAACAGGTGCTCGAACTGATCGCGGACAAGACGGGCTATCCGAAAGAGATGCTGGCGCTCGACCTCGATCTCGAGGCCGACCTCGGCATCGACACCGTCAAGCAGGCCGAAGTGTTCGCCGCCATCCGGGAACGCTACGGGATCGAGCGCGACCCCAATCTGAAGCTGCGCGACTTCCCCACCATCGCCAAGACCATCGGCTTCGTCTACGACAAGCGACCGGAGCTGCGGCCGACGGCGCCTGCGACCGCCGCCGCCCAGATCCTCCGCACCGCTCAGGATGACGACGCGGCGCGTCGCGAGCGAAGCCGAACGGCGGACTCCGCGATGCCGGTCGCCACCGGGTCACCGACCCAGACATCCTTGGTCTTGCCTTCCTCCGTTCCCCAGCTGGAAGCCGAGGACGAGGTGACGGCGACCGTGCTCGCTCTCGTCGCCGAGAAGACCGGGTATCCGCGAGAGATGCTGGCGCTCGACCTCGACCTCGAGGCCGACCTCGGTGTCGACACGGTCAAGCAGGCCGAGCTCTTCGCCGCCGTGCGCGAGAAGTACGGCATCGCGCGCGACCCGAATCTGAAGCTGCGCGACTTCCCGACGCTCGCCACGACGATCGGCTTCGTCTACGACCATCGGCCGGAGCTGCGGCCGGCGGCGGGTGCGACCGCCCCCACCCAGATCCTTCCCTCCGCTCAGGAGGAGAAGGTCGACGCCTCGGCGAATGCGGGAGCGGTCGCCTTCGGGTCTCCTACCCAGACGTCTTTCGTCTCCTCTTCGTCCACGACGGCACCCACCGCTGTCGAGGACGAGGTCACAGCGACGGTTCTTGCCTTGGTCGCCGAGAAGACCGGGTATCCGAGGGAGATGCTCGACCTCGATCTCGACCTCGAGGCCGACCTCGGCGTCGACACGGTCAAGCAGGCCGAGCTCTTCGCCGCCGTGCGCGAGAAGTACGGCATCGCACGCGACCCGAACCTCAAGCTGCGCGACTTCCCGACGCTTGCCAAGACGATCGGCTTCGTCTACGACCATCGGCCCGACCTGCGACCGGGCGCCTCGCCGGCGGCACCGCCCGAGCCCACCGTCGCCGCCCCCCCTGCCGGAGCCACGGCGAGCGAGGCGGCACCGGCTCCCGACGCGGGCACGTTCTGCCGCCGCATTCCGGTCGCCGTGCTGCGCCCCGCGCTGTCGCTCTGCAAGGCAACCGACGTCGAGCTCGGCCAGGGACGGCGCGTGCTGGTCGCCGGGGACCGGGGCGGCGTCGCCGCGCCGCTGATCGCCCAGCTCACCGCCCTCGGCGTCGCGGTCAGCGAGATCGACGCCGACGCCGCGCTCGACGAGCTCGCGGCCCGCGTCACCGCGATCGCCGCCGAGGGAGTCGACGGTCTCTACTGGCTACCGGCCCTCGACGTCGAGCCAGCCATCTCCGAGCTCGACCTCGACGGCTTCCACCGCGCCACACACCGGCGCGTCAAGGCGTTCGCCGCCGTGTTGCGCGCCCTCTACGAGCCGTTGGGCCGCGCCGGCGCCTTCGTCGTCTCCGCCACCCGCCTCGGAGGCCGGCACGGCGTCGGCGGCGCGAGCGCTCCGCTCGGCGGCGCGGTCAGCGGGATGACGAAGACCTGGGCGCGCGAACGGCCGGCCGGGCTCGTCAAGGTCGTCGACTTCGAGTCGACCGCCGACGCCTCGGCGATCGCCGAGGCGCTGCTCGACGAAACCCTGCGCGATCCGGGGGCGATCGAGATCGGTCACGCCGGCGGTGAGCGCTTCACCGTGACCGTCGAGGTCTCGCCGCTTCTCGCCGAGGCGGACGGAAATCGCGACGCCGACGACGGCGTGAGCCTCGGCCCGGACAGCGTCGCGGTCGTCACCGGCGCGGCCGGCAGCATCGTCGCGGCGATCGTCCGCGACCTGGCGCGCCACGGCGGCAGCTTCCACCTGCTCGATCTCGCCCCCGAGCCCGATCCGGCCGACGCCGACCTCGCCCGCTTCGCCAGCGACCGCGACGGCCTGAAGCTCGAGCTCTTCGCCCGACTCTCCGCCTCAGGGGAACGCGCCACGCCGGCGCGGATCGAGAAGGAGCTGGCGCGTCTCGAGCGGCAGCGTGCGGCGCTCGACGCGATCGACGCCATCCGCGCCGCCGGCGGCCGCGCGACTTACCACTGCCTGGATCTGCGCGACCCCGCCGCGGTCGCCACCGCGGTCGAGGCCGCCCTCGCCGAGCGTGGACGGATCGACTTGCTGCTTCACGCCGGCGGCCTCGAGGTCAGCCGCCTTCTGCCCGACAAGAGCGACGAGGAGCTCGCGCGCGTCTTCGACGTCAAGGCCGACGGCGCCTTCAACCTGATCCGCGCGCTGCGCGGCGCACCGCTCGGGGCCCTGGTGACCTTCGGATCGATCGCCGGTCGCTTCGGCAACGGCGGTCAGGCCGACTACGCCGCCGCCAACGACTTCCTCGCCAAGCTCGTCGCCTCGCTGGCGACGACGCAACCGGGAACGCTCGGACTCGCCTTCGACTGGACCGGCTGGGCGGAGATCGGCATGGCCAGCCGTGGATCGATTCCGAAGCTGCTCGAGGCCGCGGGCATCGACCTCCTGCCGCCCTCGCTCGGCATCCCGGCGGTGCGGCGCGAGCTCGCCGCCGGCGGACCGTCGCGCGAGATCGTCGTCGCCGGCAGGCTCGGCGCGATGCTCGACGAGCGCGAGACCGAAGGTGGACTCGACCCACAGGCCGTCGACGCCGGCGCACCGCAAGGTCCGATGCGCGGCCACGCCCGCCGATTGACCCTCCGCGAGGGTCTGGTCGTCGAGCTGACGCTCGATCCGCGCGAGCAGCCGTTTCTCGACGATCACCGGATCGACGGCACGCCGGTGCTCCCGGGAGTGATGGGCATCGAGGCGTTCGCCGAGACGGCCCGCCAGCTCTTCCCCGAGCGCCGGGTCGCCGCGGTCGAGCGGCTGGAGTTCCTCGCCCCCTTCAAGTTCTACCGTGACGAGCCGCGGACGCTCGAAGTTCGCGGACAGTTCCGCCAGGAGCGCGACGAGATCGTCGCCGATTGCCTCCTGGTCGGCCGTCGGGCGCTTCCTGGCCAGGCGACCTCTCAGGAGACGGAGCACTTCCGCGGTCGCGTCCGGCTCGCGGCGCCCGGCGCCAACCCGCCGGTTCGCCGGCTCGACCTGCCCGAGCTCGCCGACGCCAGCGAGCTCGCGAGCGAGGCGATCTATCGCGTCTACTTCCACGGCCCCGCCTACCAGGTGGTGGCTCGTGCCCGTCGTGTCGGCGAGGCGGTCGTCGCCGAGCTCTCGCCGGCGCTGCCGCCGAATCACCGGCCGGCGGAGCTCGCCACCGAGATGGAGCCGCGCTGGATCGAGCTCGCCTTCCAGACCGCCGGCCTCGATCAGCTCGGTCGGCTCGGCACCCTCGGCCTGCCGCGGGCGCTCGGCCGGGTCGCGCTCCTCGCCCGCCCCGAACCGGGCGAGTCGATCTTCGCGCTCTCGCAGCGCGAGCCCGACGGAACCTCGTCGATCGCCCTGGTCGCCGGGAGCGGCCGGATCCTTCTCGAGGTCGAGGGTTACGCGACCATCGATCTGCCGGGGGCCGGAGATCCGGAGACCCTCGCGCCGATCCGACAAGCGCTCGGTGCCGAGCCGGCGCTCGAGGAGCGCTCATGA
- a CDS encoding acyl-CoA dehydrogenase family protein, giving the protein MPAAQPAGLDRETLDLTLEALRDFAREELPDAALLDLDARDEFPEPIVRRMCGELGISLLFIPEAYGGMGGGAFDVYRVCETLARIDLGVATGVLATFLGSDPIHFGGTEEQKQRFLGAIAEHGLLMAYGATEPEAGSDLGALRTTAQRIEQDGRIVAYRIDGAKQWISNGGYADLYSILAQTPGGPTWFVVDKGTPGLSHGKPEDKHGIRASNTAAVMLDGVVVEADRLVGGDEGQGLLQAQVVFGYTRLMVAAFGLGAGWAALDKAIPYSVERIQGGAPLSEKQGYTHKLIVPHAARLEAARAYIEETAERIDLGEGTLNTEGAIAKYMASEAGNAAAEAAIQALGGYGYTREYLVEKIKRDVRITTIYEGTSEILEMTIARDRWQLHLKTRGDYFHAEARRAEELASRHPEVGAATAALALHALAELYERARVARLTRHQHVLFRVGELTAWAESAAAFARRAARAAAGTLAEKGDRRLGAAPLAALARAFAREAALKVVSEGLRWSVGAGGVGGDEVPAFAHALGLPRILAAQAGLLDDLDLAADALYGRNRDGAAV; this is encoded by the coding sequence ATGCCCGCCGCCCAGCCAGCCGGACTCGACCGTGAAACGCTCGATCTCACCCTCGAAGCGCTGCGCGACTTCGCGCGCGAGGAGCTTCCCGACGCGGCGCTCCTCGACCTCGACGCCCGCGACGAGTTTCCCGAACCGATCGTGCGTCGCATGTGCGGCGAGCTCGGGATCTCGCTGCTGTTCATTCCCGAAGCCTACGGCGGCATGGGCGGCGGCGCTTTCGACGTCTACCGCGTCTGCGAGACGCTGGCACGGATCGATCTCGGCGTCGCCACCGGCGTGCTCGCCACCTTCCTCGGCAGCGACCCGATCCACTTCGGCGGCACCGAGGAGCAGAAGCAGCGCTTCCTCGGCGCCATCGCCGAACACGGCCTGCTGATGGCCTACGGCGCCACCGAGCCCGAGGCCGGCAGCGACCTCGGCGCCTTGCGCACCACCGCGCAACGGATCGAGCAGGACGGCCGGATCGTCGCCTACCGGATCGACGGCGCGAAGCAGTGGATCAGCAACGGCGGCTACGCCGACCTCTACAGCATCCTCGCCCAGACCCCCGGCGGTCCCACCTGGTTCGTCGTCGACAAGGGCACACCGGGTCTTTCGCACGGCAAGCCCGAGGACAAGCACGGCATCCGCGCCAGCAACACCGCGGCGGTGATGCTCGACGGCGTGGTCGTCGAGGCCGACCGCCTCGTTGGCGGCGACGAGGGCCAGGGTCTGCTGCAGGCGCAGGTGGTCTTCGGCTATACCCGCTTGATGGTCGCCGCCTTCGGGCTCGGCGCCGGGTGGGCGGCGCTCGACAAGGCGATCCCCTACTCGGTCGAACGCATCCAGGGCGGCGCGCCGCTCTCCGAGAAGCAGGGCTACACCCACAAGCTGATCGTGCCGCACGCCGCACGGCTCGAGGCCGCCCGCGCCTACATCGAGGAGACCGCCGAGCGGATCGACCTCGGCGAGGGGACGCTCAACACCGAGGGAGCGATCGCCAAGTACATGGCGAGCGAGGCCGGAAACGCCGCCGCCGAAGCCGCCATCCAGGCGCTCGGCGGCTACGGCTACACGCGGGAGTACCTGGTCGAGAAGATCAAGCGCGACGTGCGCATCACGACGATCTACGAGGGCACCTCGGAGATCCTCGAGATGACCATCGCGCGCGACCGCTGGCAGCTCCACCTCAAGACACGGGGCGACTACTTCCACGCCGAGGCGCGTCGCGCCGAAGAGCTGGCATCGCGTCACCCCGAGGTCGGGGCAGCGACCGCCGCGCTCGCCCTGCACGCGCTCGCCGAATTGTACGAGCGCGCGCGTGTCGCCCGTCTGACTCGCCACCAGCACGTCCTCTTCCGCGTCGGCGAGCTCACCGCCTGGGCCGAGTCCGCCGCGGCCTTCGCCCGGCGCGCCGCGCGCGCCGCCGCGGGGACGCTCGCCGAAAAGGGCGACCGGCGCCTCGGCGCCGCTCCCCTCGCCGCCCTGGCCCGCGCCTTCGCCCGCGAGGCGGCACTCAAGGTGGTCTCCGAGGGGCTGCGCTGGTCCGTCGGTGCCGGCGGCGTCGGCGGTGACGAGGTGCCGGCCTTCGCTCACGCGCTCGGCCTTCCCAGGATCCTGGCAGCCCAGGCCGGGCTGCTCGACGATCTCGACCTCGCCGCCGACGCACTTTACGGACGCAACCGCGACGGCGCTGCCGTCTGA